The Maridesulfovibrio sp. genomic sequence TCAGTGGCCTTCGGGCGTATTGTTTTCGGGCTGCTGCTGATTCTTTCTTTCAGCTTCGGTCTTGCCGCAGTGCTGATCCTTATCGGCATTCTGACTGTGAGGGCTTCCAAACTTACCGAAAGGTTTTCCGGTTCACGCAGGTGGATCGAGAATCTGCCCGTCTTGAGTGCCGGACTGGTCATGCTGGCCGGGATTGCCATTGCCTTGAATGCTTTGAATGCCGGGGGGATATTAAAATTTAATTTGTGAATATTTTCGGCGGCCCTCCGGGATTTCTAGCAAGCTTAGCAAGCAGCTTATTTGAGCTGCGCTATTTTAAAACTTTCCAAAAATCCGTAATCTTGTCCAATGCTGCATCCGGTGTTGAAGCATAAGGGATAAGCTTGAAATCGAGTGCTTTTACCTGTTTAAGGTAATCGGCGTATTGTGATTGCTTGATGTACTCCACATCGAGGATTGTTTTTCCTGCTTCGGCCAGTTGTTTTGCCAATTGCAGACGGTAATTCTTGTCCGCCTCGCTGTAGTAGTTGAAAAGCAGGCTTTCAAGGCCGACCATATTTACGGTTTTGAAGTAGACGTCCTTGTATTCCGCTGAGCAGTCCTTGAATACACCCATGCCGTTCTGGGGGCAGATGATGAAATTTTTACCGGCCTTCTGGCGGCAGTAGTCGGCAATTCTTTTGATCAGTTTGACCATCTCGTCCGCTGTGTCCCTCACTTCCATACCCTGTTCATGCCAAAACCAGTAACCGTCGATGATGTCCATATAAACACCGTCGAATCCTGCTTCGAGGATG encodes the following:
- a CDS encoding MJ1477/TM1410 family putative glycoside hydrolase, which gives rise to MKTNLTIFITLIFLTSACVSSTVNPSSSTTAQPPMPEIKKTTPHNTINNWAYQLQGPSVATLAESPYDLLVIDYSKDSSDKNRFSAKDISILHKFKKTVLCYFSIGEAEDYRFYWQKEWAENTPRFLDQENPDWAGNYRVKYWREDWWENALRPYLDRILEAGFDGVYMDIIDGYWFWHEQGMEVRDTADEMVKLIKRIADYCRQKAGKNFIICPQNGMGVFKDCSAEYKDVYFKTVNMVGLESLLFNYYSEADKNYRLQLAKQLAEAGKTILDVEYIKQSQYADYLKQVKALDFKLIPYASTPDAALDKITDFWKVLK